TGGCTCGACAGCACAGGCCCGCTGCCATCCCTCGGGGAACAGTAGACCAAAAATTGTTCAGTTGACCGGAAAAGTGTCAGTTGGTGTCTTGATACTCGCGGCTGGCGTCGGCTGTAGAGGACTACAGTCGTGTCGCGCACCCGATGTCGAGACCGGTGCGGCCTCGGCGAATGAACTTGGGCGAGCCGCCCTCCGCGTCAACGACGTCAGCGCAGACCGTTGACCGCGAACGTCTCGACGAATCTTCCAACAGTGTCGGGTTGGGTCATATCGAACGATTGAGCCCCATTGACTGTCGAGAGAGAATGCATCATTCGGGCAAGCCACTCGCTGGCCTCGTCTATGTCGACCCTCGGTCCGACCTCGCCTCGCTCCTGCGCCTCGCGGACGTAAGGCTTGAGGAACTCGGTCGATCGACGAACGACCGAGTCGCCGTCGGAGAACATGTGCCGCATGAACTCGGCGTCGTCAGCCATCAACCGGTTTCGGGTGCGGTGTTCCAGCAGAATCAACGCCTGCGCCTCGGCCATCGCGCCCAACTGCTCGGCCAGGCTCTGCTTGTCGGCCATCGCAGCCGCGACCGTGCGATAGTACTTTTGACCGCCCAGCCTTATGGCCGCCTCCACGAGCACCTTTCGATCCTCGAAATAGCGGTAGACGGTTCCGCGCGCTACGCGGGCCATGTTTGCGACGTCCTGAATACTTGTGCGCTGGATCCCCAGCTGCGCGAAGCAGAGCAGAGCTGCCTCCAATATCTGGTCGCGCGTGTGGAGGTCTTCGTCATTGACTTCCACCGGCCCCGGTGAGGTCGCCATGGGCGCTCCTTGCCTGTTGGGGGCTCGCGGGCAGGCCTCGCTGCCGCGACCTCATGTTACGCGATTCCGCCACAGTCAAGACCGACTGTCGGATGCATCGCGTCCTCATCCCGAGCCGAAGAGACGGTCGCTGTCCGACTGTGCCGGTCACCGCGATGGCCGACTTCGCGCCGCGTCGACTTCGCCCTCTCGTAGGGCAACCCGGCGACATTCACGATGGGCGCCGAAGTACTCGCCAATACGATAGGACACAAAACGTCATACTGTATAGTTCGTTCGGCCGGACCGCCGAGGAGTGTGGATGTCGTCTTCACTGCAGAATGAAACGTCGTCGCGGACGGGTGATCGCGCGCTGGACCTCTACCGGCTTATGAGCAGGGTTCACCACGGCGACAAGCGTGTTCGCAAAGCGCTGTCGTCCGGTGAGGCCGCGATGAGTTACTGGCCCGTGGACGGCCAGGAAGCGATGTCAGCCGGCGCGATGTTGGCGCTGTCCGAGGGTGACCAGCTGGTCACGACGTACCGAGGATTGGGCGATGTACTGGCGAAGGGGATCGATCTCCGCGGATACTTCGCCGAATTGTTAGGCCACCGGGACGGGCTGTCGAAAGGCAAAGCCGGCGCCATGGGCATCCACGACCCGCAACACGGGATCGCCTGGACCACGGGCATCGTCGGCGCAGGGCCGCTGATCGCGAACGGAATCGCGTTGGCCGTCGAACGCCGGAACACCGGACAGGTGGTACTCGTCAGCTTCGGTGACGGTGCCACCAGCATCGGCTTCGTCCACGAGGCGATGAACATGGCGGCAGTCTGGTCACTGCCCGTGATCTTCTTGTGTCAGAACAACTCCTGGGCCGAAGGCACCGCTTTCGATCGGTACACGCGGTCCGAACGGTTGTCGGACCGAGCGCAGGGTTACGGCATGCCGGGAGTGACCGTCGACGGCACCGACCCGTATGCGGTGCACGACGCCGTCGCGGCGGCAGTGGACCGTGCGCGACGCAAGCAGGGACCCACGTTCGTCGAGGCCGTCGCCTATCGGCTGCAGGGCCACTACTTCGGTGACGCGATGGGTTACGCGGACCCAGAGGAGCTCGCTGCCAAGCGTGCAGACCCGCCCTTCGCGCGTTTCCGTCAGCGCCTGATCGATGAGGGCGCGGCTGCGGCCGCCGACCTGGACGCGATCGACGCACAGGTCGTCGCGGAGCTAGACGCCGCGTTCGCGGCAGCCGTCAAGTCCGCCCCAGTGGGCGTCGATGAACTGACCCGAGATGTGTTCGCCGCTAACGGTTCTGAGGTTTCCGACGTTGATCAACCCCGCTTTGAGCTGCCGGGTGGCGAGACCGAAGATCTCGGTTTGGTGCAGGCGATCAACCGGACTCTGGACCGTGCCATGGCCGCCGACGATTCGATCGTGCTGCTCGGCGAGGACATCGGCGATGCCTCCGGCGGCGGGATGTTCAAGATCACCGCGGGGCTGTCGGCCAAGTATGGTGAGGACCGCGTGCTCGACACTCCGATCGCAGAGTCGTCCATTATCGGAGCAGCAGTTGGCGCGTCGCTCGGCGGACTGAGACCGGTCGCCGAGTTGATGTTCATGGACTTCCTAGGTGTCGCCATGGATCAGATCGCCAACCACGCCGCGAAGGTGCGGTATATGTCTGGCGGCCGTCAGGGTGCGCCGATGGTGATCCGGACGATGGTGGGAACTGCTGCGGGACCCCAACATTCCCAGGCCTTCGAAGCGTGGGCGATGCACACCCCGGGGGTGAAGGTCGTGTGGCCCAGCACCTCTGCCGACGCCGCCGGATTGCTTAACGCGTGTCTAGTCGATGAGGACCCCTGCCTGTTCATCGAGTCCATGAAGCTCTACTACGGCGGCGGAAAGGGTCCGGTGCCGGTGGCCGATTACGTTATCCCGCTCGGTCAGGCCGACGTGAAGCGGTCAGGCTCTGACGTCACCGTCGTGACCTACGGCGTCATGGTGCACGCCGCCCTCGAAGCGGCGGAACAACTTTCAGCCGAAGGGATCTCGGTCGAGGTAGTGGATCTGCGCACGCTGGTGCCGCTGGATCTGCCGACGGTGCTGGCGTCGGTACGCAAGACGACCCGGCTGGTCGTCGCGCATGAGTCGGTCGGTTTTTGTGGTCCTGGCGCCGAGATCGCCGCGAGCGTGGGTACGGAACTGTTCGGGGTCTTGCGCGCCCCGATTCAGCGCGTCGCCGGTACGTACACCCCTGTGCCGCGCGCCGCCACTCTCGAGGCCGCCTGCCGGCCGGGAGCCGCCCAACTGCTGGAGACCATCAGGAGGACCGTGTGACCGACGTTCGACTATCCAAGCCCGGTGATGCGATCACCGAAGCGGAGATAACCGAATTTCACATCGAGGACGAAGCGATGGTGGACGAGGGTGAATGGTTGTACTCCATCGCCAACGACAAAGTGGGGATGGACATTCAGGCGCTGATCGCGGTGATCTCGTGACCGAATTACCCAGCGAGGTGGACTTACAAGCCGCTGAACTTTCCGGCCGGATCGACGGTGATGTGTTGACCGTGACGATCAACCGGCCCGAGAAGCGGAACGCCGTGACTGTTGACGGCTATCACGGGATCAAACGGGCGGCGATGATCGTGGCCGACGAGCCGGCGCTCAACTTCCTCGTCATCACCGGGACTGGTGACGCGTTCTGCACGGGCGGCGACATGGGCGCGGACAACAATCCGGACCGGCGTTGGGACATGTTCACCGAAGCGTACGATGCGACGCCCTTCGAGACATTAGGCAAGATTCCGAAGATCGTCGTATGCGCGATCAACGGAATGGCGCTCGGCGGCGGCTTGGTGATGTCCTTGTACGCCGACCTAGTGATCGCCTCCGATCGTGCTCGGCTACGTGTGCCCGACCTGACACGCGGTGTCTACGAGGCATTCGTCGCTGCCAGAATGCCGCAGCGCATCGGCACGCTGCGGGCGAACCACCTCATTTACGGTAACGAGTGGATCGAGGCAGCTGAGGCCGAGCGATTGGGGCTGGTCGGCAAGGTCGTACCGCACGACTCGCTCGCGGAAGAGACTGCCGCCCTGCTGGATCGAGTGCGCAAGACGGGTCCGGCAGCTCGCACTGCGATGAAGCGCGAGATGGCTCGTGCGCTACCGCCCGTGGACGTGTCTGGGTATTGGGCCTCCATGGGAACGGCCGAGCAGATCGAAGCGTTCACCGCGTTCCTCGAGAAGCGCGCGCCGAACTGGCCGCCCGCTGGTGGGCGCGAGGCATTCGCGGCGAGTCGTAGGGCTGGGTGGGCACCGACTCGTCAAGAACGCGAAAAGGACTGAAGCTGCCAGCTTGCCGACGATCAACCGACCGCTGATCCCTTCGATGATGCGCTCAAATGCGAGTCACACCGTGAAGGGATAGACAATCGTGTTGCGGCCCCTCAGATTCGGTCGGCAGGTTTAGCGGCTTTCTGTATCAGCGCGACCATGTAGTCCATAAACTCTTTGGATCCCGTGACGACCGCCTGAAGGTCGTTACTCGCCTGCTGATGCGTCCGAAACCCCATGGTCTCCCAGGCCCGCAGGATGCCGGCTTTGGTGGCCTGCAAAGTGATGAGCGGCGCCTTAGCGATCTTGGCCGCTAGTTCTTCGACTTCTGCCTCCAGCCGGTCGACTGGAACGACGCGGTTCACCAAACCGAACTCCAGAGCTTGTTGCGCGGTGATCTTCTGGGCGGTGTAGAGGTACTCGGCGGCCCGTTTGTAGTTCATGAACACCCACGGCTCGAACATCGTCTCCGACCCGGGCAAGCCGAACCCGGGAACCAGCGGCATTTGGAACCACGCATCGTCACTGCACACCGTGAGCTCGGGGATCAGCGCCCAGGTGGTGCCGCCTCCGATCGCGTACCCGTGCACCTGCGCGATGACAGGCTTGGGAAACTCCCACAGTTTCAGAACGGGCCAGAGAAACAGTTGCGCCGCCGAGCGCCAGATCTTGCCGGACACCTCGCTTTCCGCCTTGAACTCGGGGTAACTGCCGTCGGGTATGTGACCCGAGCAGAACCCCTTGCCGTTGGCCTTGATGATGACGACCTTGATGCCGTAGTCGTACTGGGCGTCGTCGAGCGCCTCGTTGACACTGTGCACCATTTCCGAGGTTTGGGCGTTGGCGCGATCTGGGTTGTTGAGGATGATGCGCGCGACCGCCCCGTCCTTCTCGTAAACGACGTGGGCCAGTTCTCGCGTTTCCACTTGGTTTCCTCTCGAGACTTTCCCGACTGGGTCCAAAGATGCTAGCGCACCAATAGTGCGTTGAGACACTTTCTGTCATAGTGTTCCGGGACGGAAGGATGGTGGTTCCATGACGACCACAGATCTGCGCTGGGATCCGTTCGATCGTGCGCTGCATGCCGACCCGTATGCGACGTGGAAACGGATGCGTGACGAATCACCTGTTTATTACAACCCCGAACACGACTTCTACGCCCTGAGCCGATTTGACGATGTCTTGGCGGCATCGCTTGACACGGAGACCTTTTCGTCTGAGCACGGCATCATCCTCGACACGATCAGCGAGGAACCATTGCCTGCGCCTCAGCCGATGATCATGATGGACCCCCCGGACCATACGTTTCTGCGGAAAATGGTTAACCGAACGTTCTTTCGCAATCGGATCGCCCAGTTGGAGGACCATGTCCGCGACCTTTGCAGGGGCTACCTGGATCCCTTCATCGGCACCGATGGGTTTGACTACGTCGAGGATTTCTCCGCCAAGCTACCGGTGATGGTGATCAGCTCGCTGCTGGGTTTTCCCGAAGAAGACCATGACAACTTGCGCGAGTGGTCGGACGCCCAGTTGCATCGTGATGAGGGCAGCACGGAGATCAGCGCCGAGGGGATAGAAGCCTCGGTGAAGCTGTACAGCTACTATCAGGAGCAGATCGATCTTCGCCGCCGACACAGCACGACCGACGTCGTGAGTGATCTCATGAACGCGGATCTCGTTGTGCCCGAGTCAACTCCGCGCAGGCTGGACGACGGCGAGTTGTTGATGTTCATCGCGATGATCAACGTTGCGGGTAACGAAACCGTCGCCCGGCTGCTCGGCTGGGCGGCGTTGACCCTGGCGCGCAATCCGGACCAGCGAGCGAAGTTGGTCGCCGACCCGGACTTGATCGGCGGCGCGGTCGAGGAACTGCTCCGATACGATGCTCCGTCACCTGTCCAAGGCCGGTTCACCCTCCGTGACGCCACGTACCACGACACGGTCGTCCCCGCTGGGTCGAAGGTGACGCTGCTGACCGGCTCGGCGGGCCGCGATGAGCGCCAGTACGAGCGCCCAGACGAGTTCGACGTGACGCGAACCGGCATACGTCACGTCACATTCGGACATGGTTCGCATTTCTGTTTGGGTGCGGCACTGGCGCGGTTGGAGGCGCGAGTTGCGCTCGAAGAGACCCTGAAGCGTTTCCCTACGTGGGGTGTCGACGAGAGCAACGTGAAGTTCGTGCACACTAGCTCGGTGCGTGGGCCGTCTAGCGTTCCCATCTCGCTATGACCGCGCCTCCGCGATGCTCGACGCGGCCGACGTGAATCGTGACGCGCGGCCGTGCGGCCCTGCGGTGCGATGGGCTGCGGTGGGGCTGACTTACCGCCGAACTGGTCCGCGTAAGATGCTTTGCCGCTGGGCAGCTTGACGACCTGAGTCGATAGCGTTGTCTGCGGCAGCCGTTCGAGTCCAGTCGGGCCGCAGGGACACACCTACTTTCGGTTCGCCGCCGCGTCCCCGAGCCAACTCGCCATCATTGCGTATACGGATTCGACGGCCCGGCTGGCGGTTTCGGCGTCCGATTCAGAGGAGCTGAGCGGGTCGTAGTCCACATTCCAGACGATCGTGGATCCGCCCGTGGCGGGCCGTACCGTGACAGTCGCCTCGAACCGGGACACCGGCAGTGGGTTGTTGCTAATGGAGTAGCCAAGCTCCATGCGATCTGGGTCAAGATGGGTCAGCGTCTCGACTATCGGCTTGTCTGCCGCACCGTGGATGGACCGGCTCATGCCGATGCCGTCCCCGTCGACGTCGACGCGGTCCCCGACGGGTATCCAGCCGATGTCGCCGAAGTCCGCGAGTACCTCCCAAACAGCCGAGGCTGGTGCGGCGACTTCCTTGGCGACGGCGATGCGGGCCACGGCCAGAACCTAGCAGTGGATGATCAATAGGACAATTTTGGTCCAGTTGTTCTGTACGATCACGGGTGTAGCCGAGGTTGGAGGATCAATGTTCGTGTTGGATCTGCCAGTTGGCGATGCCGGGACGTTCCCCGCTACCTAGGGCGACTTCGATTGCGAATCTCCAAACGGAGGTGGGTGAAATCCACAGCTTCGACAAGCGGCTCGCACGGTCGGGCCTCGGAAGGAGTAGCCGATGACCGCCATCGACGAGGCAACGGATCTGACGGCAACGGGCAAAGTACCCCCGCGTTACGCGTGTGGTGAGACCTTCGTCCCCAAGGGCCGCTACATCGACCGCGAGTTCCTCCAACTCGAACTCGACCGCCTCTTCACGCAGGTGTGGCAGCCGGCCTGTCGAGAGGAGGAAATCCCTGATCCAGGCAGCTATCACGAGTACACGATCGGCAAGGAGTCGATCATGGTGGTGCGGCAGAAGGATGGGAGCATCAAGGCGTTCTACAACACATGCGCCCATCGCGGGATGAAACTGGTGCGGGGTCAAGGTTGTACCCTCGGCGGCGACCTGCGTTGCGAGTTCCACGGCTGGCGGTATGCACTCGACGGTCGTTCGTCGTTCGTTCCGTCTCGCGACGAGTTTCTCAGTCGGCCGAGTGAGCAGTGGGCGTTGCGGCCGGTATCGGTCGACACCTGGGGCGGTTGGGTGTTCATCACCATGGCCGAAGATCCTCCGAAGCTGCTCGACTGGCTCGATCCGCTTCCGACGGCGCTTGCGCCGTTCCGCTTGCACGACATGCGGTTCCGGTGGCGGAAGCGAACCCCGTTGGCAGCCAATTACAAGACTGTCATCGACGCGTTCATCGAGGGATATCACTCACCGGGTACGCACCCGCAGACAGTCAGGGCTGACCAGGGCGTGCGTCCTTCGACTTCGCCAGCCGAACCGCAGGAGTACATCTACGCGCCGTATACCCCGACTACTGTGTACCGGAACCACTCGCGTTTCATCTACACCGCGCGTCCCGATAGCACTGGTGGGGCGGCTCGCGAGGAGCTGCAGGCCTCGCCGAAAGTCTTCGCCAATGGGATGCAGTATCAGTATCTCGAGATCAATTCGCTGGTCACCGAGCGCGATTACCGAGTTGCACAGCAGATGGCCGACATAGAGCCCGGTCCCATCCCGCCCTTCATGATTTACCACCAGATGTGTGAAGAGCTAGCCATCGCCGAGGGTGTCGACTATCCGAAGATGTCGATGGAGGAGTACTTCGCGGGCAACGGCGACTGGCATGTCTTCCCGACGCTGGTCATCCTTGTGGAGAAGTCGTGCGTGCTGGGTTACCGGATGCTTCCCGACGCCGAAGACCCCAATCGCTGTGTGTTCGAGATGTTCTCGCTTGAGCATTTCGCGCCCGGCGAGGTCCCTGAGACCAGCTGGTTAGAGTTCGAGCGCTGGCAAGACCATGACGGCTGGGGTGAGCTGCCCACGCAAGACCTCATGAATATCGATGCCATCCACGCGGGCATGCACTCGCGTGGATTCGAGGGGCTTTGGCTCAATACCAATCAAGAGATGTCGATCCGCAACGAGCACCGCATCGCCGACCGGTTCATCTTTGGAGTCGACGACGCCGCCGGATGAGGTGTTCCGGTAAAGGCTTGCCAGTCACCTGCTTTCGCGCTCGCATCTTTACGTCGGTTACACGTGGTGTGTTCTCGACATGACGGTGCATGTCAAACTCGCTTAAGTGGCATCCGTTTGATGCCGTGGATGACGCTGCTGCTTTTGAGGTACTCGGGTGGGCCGATTGACACCTGCGGCAGGCGGGTGAGCAGTTCAAAGAACAGGCTGCGCAACTCCATCCGAGCCAACTGACTGCCAAGACAAAAGTGAGTGCCGCCGCCACCAAAACCGAAGTGGCTGTTAGGCGTACGATTCAAACGGAACGCATGCGGGTCGTCGAACACTGCGGCGTCGCGGTTTGCCGAACAGTAGAAGAGGCCGACCTTTTCGCCGGCCCGCACGGGTGTTCCGCCGACCTCGGTGTCCACGGCCGCGTGCCGTGCGAAGGACAGCACGGGTGTCGCCCAGCGGACGAATTCGTCGATCGCTGTATCGATGCGATTATCGAAATCGTCCATCAGCCAGGCGAGTTGCTCTGGGTGATCCATCAAGGCCTTAAGGGTGTGAGACGTCGCCTGTTTCGTCGTGTCGCTGCCTGCAACCGACAGCAATACGAGAAACGCTCCGATTTCGTCGTCAGTCAACCGGTGTCCATCGACCTCGGCATTGACGATGTTGGTCATCAGGTCTTCGCGACCTTCTACCCGACGTCGCTGAGCCAAATCGATGCCAGCCTGGGTTAGCACTCCAAACTGCGTCATCATGTGGATCGCTTTGTCCTCGGACGCGGTGTAGTCGTCGTCGCTCGCCCCGGACAGCGCCTCGGCTGCCATCAATATGGCGTCTCGATCCGCGCGATCGATTCCGATCATGTCCGAGATCGTGTGCATCGGAAGCTTGCACGCGCACTCGGCGACGAAGTCGACCTCGACTCCGTCCTGCAGTGCAACAAGCAGATCGTCGACAATCTCGCGTGCGTTGGCGCGAATTTGCTGCTCGATTTTGCGCACCTGCCGTGGAGTGAACGCCGAACTGATCAAGCGGCGATATCGCGTGTGCTGCGGCGGATCCATCGTGAGGAAGAACGCGGTCGCCCGCTGGATCTCTGCCGGCATCGGCTCGATGGAGATGCCCTCGCTCGACACAAAGAGGTCGCTGTTCATGCTCACGAACTTCACGTCGGCGTGCTTGGTGACCGCCCAGAAGCCCGACTCTTCATGTGGAAAGGGAGAGTTGAACGGCTCGTGCCACGTCAATCCGTCCTCTGCGCGCAGCTCAGCGAAGATGTCGTCGCGCTCGCGAAAACTCAACTCCCAGAAGGCTGGCTGCGAGATGTTGTGGCGGTGGTAGCCCCTCGGCGAACTCGATGCGATGGAAGTAATGACTTACCCCTAGCCTGAGTGCCCCTCGGCGGCGCGAGCTGATGCTGCGCGCTCGCCGCATCCGGTGATGGGATTGTCGAACAGCCCGCCCGAAAATATACATTAGATCAAAAAATGTCTTATCGTCAACGCACCGAGGCCCGCCGACTGCTCTTACAGCAGGAGGCGATCCGATCGAACGTCTGCAACTGATGACATCGGCAAGATCCACTGCCGGGAGGTGTGACATGAGCGGCAGTTGCGCGTGCACGGCTCGCGAGAGGGGCCACGGATTCCGGTTGCACTGCGTGCGCGAAGGCTGCCGCGTCGGCGAATCGACACGGATGCCCACGCTGAATGACCTGACCGTTCCGCGGACCTTCTCCACTGAGCAGCGCGACAAGCTGTGCTGGCGTAACGCCGCACGGCTGTACGCAATCGACGTGGACGCCGGCGTGCGGGTTTCAATCGACAACACGTGACGAGGAGGCCGCGATGACAATCTCGGTGACAGAACGCAAGACCGCAGCGGAGCGCGTCGCAGTTCGCTGCGTCGACTCGGATGTACACCCGGTTCCCAGGTCCGGGGTTCTGACGCAGTACATCCCCGAACCGTGGCGCAGCAAGTACTTCCTGTCACGGAAGGTCGGCGACCAGATCTACTACGACGCGCCCGATTACGCGCACGCGTACGCAATGCGGGTGGATTCGTTTCCCGCCGACGGCGAGTTCGCCGGCAGTGATCCGGACCTGGCCTTCAAGCAACTGATCATGGCGGCCGGCGCCGACATCGCGATCCTCGAACCCGGTTCCTATCCCTCGCGCTTTCCCGAGGTGAATCACGCAATGAGCTGCGCCCTAAACGACTGGCAAGCTGCGCACTGGCTGGATGGTCACAACAACTGGCACGAGCGCTGGCGCGGATCCATCTGCGCCGCGATCGAGGCACCCGACGACGCGGCGCGCGAGATCGAACGCTGGGCTGGACACGAATACATGAGCCAGATTCTCATCAAGGCCGAGCCGCGGCCTCCGTGGGGTGACCCGAAGTACAACCCGGTATGGGAGGCCGCCACCAAACACGACATCACGGTGACGTGCCATCTGTCGCGCAGCCACCACGAGGAACTGCCGATGCCGCCCGTCGGCTTCCCCAGCTACAACCATGACTTCATGGTCACGTACTCGCTGCTCGCCGCATCTCAAGTGATGAGCATGATCTTCGATGGCTTGTTCGACCGCTTCCCGACGCTTCGGATCGTATTGGTCGAGCACGCGTTCAGCTGGATCCTGCCGCTGATGTGGCGGATGGACGCCATTTACGAGGCACGTAAGTCGTGGCTCGACATCAAGCGCAAGCCCTCCGAATACATCAAGGACCACATCAAGTTCACCACTCAACCGCTTGACTATCCGGAGGACAAGACCGAACTCGCTCGCGCGCTGGAGTGGATGGAGTGCGAGAAGATCCTGCTGTTCTCCTCTGATTACCCGCACTGGACGTTCGACGACCCCCGTTGGTTGGTCAAGCACCTGCCAGAGCACGCGCGAGAGGCCGTCATGTTCCGCAACGGCATTGCGACCTACCACCTGCCCGAAACGGTGCCCGCGCTCGAGGGCCAGGTGCGGGTGTTCTGACGCGCAGGAGAAAGGCGCTCGGTAGGCCCACCAGCCGCGGGTCGGGCACACAGCACCGAGACTTGCTGTGGTGACAGAGGGCTCGGCCGCGCCGACGCGGTCAAACCCGAGCGGCTATCCGAACCTACCCGGCGCAAATCTCGGTGACGAGGCGCTGAAAGACGGCGGCGCCATCGCCTAACGGGTCGCATGAAAGCGGACGGAGTGTGACCATCGAGCACCCGGGCCTCACGGCTACACGTCAGTCGAGCCTGGCCTCCGCCCAGTCGACGATCTGAGGTGCGAGCTGCTTCCAGTTCTTCCACACCGACACGCCGTTGTCCCGGCTGTCCTCGAATCGATCCAGGAACTCGCGATCACCCCAGACCGGGTCGATGATCTCGGCGTTCTGCAGATTGGCCGCGAGACGCTCGGAGGTCGCCCGAGTGTGGTAGTAGTCGCTCTTCCCGCTGCGAAAGACGAGTACCGGCAGCGAGATAGCTGCCGCTTCCTCGTCGGTCAGTCCGGCCACCAACGGGTTACCGCAAGCGCAGTAGGCGTGCGCCCACCGCTCCATCGTCTCGATGAACGTTTGTTTGTCCTGCGCGAGAAATCGATCCCGGTTTCGCGGATTACGCTCAATGACTTCGGCCCACGTGGGAAGGTCGGCGACGTCTGCCATCGTCCCGTTCCACGCCGCACGAATCGAGGGAAAGTTATAGACCTCCGCCAGCGACATGCTGCCGAACGCACCGCCGCTGGGCCACCACATCACTACTGCGCGAGCGATGTCAGGGTGTCGTGCGGCCGCAAGCAAGGAGATCCGCGCACCGCCCGAACCCCCGAGCAACACCGTGGGGCCGAGATTGAGGTCCGAGATGAGCCGGGCGAGTGAATCCGCCTGCATCACCGACTCCGAGTCACCCTCGAAGCACACTGCGGATGCGCCGCAGTTGAGCCGGTCGTAGATGACGACCTTCTTGCCCCGGTCTGCTATAGCCTCGGCCAGCTCACGCACCCCGCCGGCGTCCTTGCTGAAACGTCCGCCGCCGGTCAGGATGTACGGCTCACCTTCGCCGATGATCTCGTAGGCGATCTCGAGGTCATCTTGCATCACGACTGGCATGAAAATCCCTCTCGGAAAATGGAACTGGGGGAAGGGGCAACACGGCGGCGCGATGAAACGTACGAGACGCATCGCCGCATCGACGCGTCGGAAGCCACGGTCGAGTTTCAATGCAACGTAAGTACATAGTGACATAATCTGCAACAATGTTCAACGAGTCGACGGGGCGGTGAACGCCTATAGAAGGAGTCGCCGATGGCATCAGGAGCCGATGGTGTTGGCGTATGCGGCGGTGACGGCGACGCTGAAACGGCGGACACGCTAATGGATCCCAACCGGTTCATCGGCACGGAGGCTATCCAGGATCCGTACCCGCTGTACGAGCAGACGCGCGCTGAGTCGCACGTACACCGCATCGGGGACTCCGATTTCTATGCTGTCTGCGGATGGGACGCCATCATCGAAGCTGTTGCCCGCACCGGCGTCTGGAGCTCCTGGACCTGACTGTCCGGTGAGATATTCACCGGGCGTGACGACGGCATGGTCGAGATGACGGCGAACGATTCAAGGGTGGCAATCGACGTTATCGAGCTGTGTCTCGTGCTCTCACAACGAGATTCGGCACCGCCGCTAGCCTCGACGGGAGCGCAATCAGAGTCAAGGAAGGCTCTGCCGGCAGGATGTTTGGAACAGGGAGAGGTCG
The nucleotide sequence above comes from Mycolicibacterium moriokaense. Encoded proteins:
- a CDS encoding alpha/beta fold hydrolase translates to MPVVMQDDLEIAYEIIGEGEPYILTGGGRFSKDAGGVRELAEAIADRGKKVVIYDRLNCGASAVCFEGDSESVMQADSLARLISDLNLGPTVLLGGSGGARISLLAAARHPDIARAVVMWWPSGGAFGSMSLAEVYNFPSIRAAWNGTMADVADLPTWAEVIERNPRNRDRFLAQDKQTFIETMERWAHAYCACGNPLVAGLTDEEAAAISLPVLVFRSGKSDYYHTRATSERLAANLQNAEIIDPVWGDREFLDRFEDSRDNGVSVWKNWKQLAPQIVDWAEARLD
- a CDS encoding amidohydrolase family protein, translated to MTISVTERKTAAERVAVRCVDSDVHPVPRSGVLTQYIPEPWRSKYFLSRKVGDQIYYDAPDYAHAYAMRVDSFPADGEFAGSDPDLAFKQLIMAAGADIAILEPGSYPSRFPEVNHAMSCALNDWQAAHWLDGHNNWHERWRGSICAAIEAPDDAAREIERWAGHEYMSQILIKAEPRPPWGDPKYNPVWEAATKHDITVTCHLSRSHHEELPMPPVGFPSYNHDFMVTYSLLAASQVMSMIFDGLFDRFPTLRIVLVEHAFSWILPLMWRMDAIYEARKSWLDIKRKPSEYIKDHIKFTTQPLDYPEDKTELARALEWMECEKILLFSSDYPHWTFDDPRWLVKHLPEHAREAVMFRNGIATYHLPETVPALEGQVRVF
- a CDS encoding cytochrome P450, with protein sequence MSFRERDDIFAELRAEDGLTWHEPFNSPFPHEESGFWAVTKHADVKFVSMNSDLFVSSEGISIEPMPAEIQRATAFFLTMDPPQHTRYRRLISSAFTPRQVRKIEQQIRANAREIVDDLLVALQDGVEVDFVAECACKLPMHTISDMIGIDRADRDAILMAAEALSGASDDDYTASEDKAIHMMTQFGVLTQAGIDLAQRRRVEGREDLMTNIVNAEVDGHRLTDDEIGAFLVLLSVAGSDTTKQATSHTLKALMDHPEQLAWLMDDFDNRIDTAIDEFVRWATPVLSFARHAAVDTEVGGTPVRAGEKVGLFYCSANRDAAVFDDPHAFRLNRTPNSHFGFGGGGTHFCLGSQLARMELRSLFFELLTRLPQVSIGPPEYLKSSSVIHGIKRMPLKRV